From a region of the Mycobacterium intracellulare ATCC 13950 genome:
- the crtI gene encoding phytoene desaturase family protein codes for MRTIDGRTDHVVVVGAGLAGLSAALHLAGRGRAVTVVEREPWPGGRAGRLDIDGYRIDTGPTVLTMPDIIDETFAAVGETRSNRLELSPVDPAYRAVFADGSALDVHSDADRMADAIADFAGSGQAAGYRRLRTWLTRLYRTEFDGFIGANFDSPLSLLTPRLAQLTAIGGFRRWDRMVKRHISDERLQRIFTFQSLYAGVAPRDALAVYAVIAYMDTIAGVVFPRGGVRALPDALAAAATDAGVQFRYGATVTALEQSGGRVRAVLTEQAGHISCDAIVLTTELPQTYALLGRTPRRAVRLRASPSAVVAHLGCPAVARDTAHHTILFGEAWDQTFTDIIRDGRLMTDPSLLVTRPTAGDPALAPEGRDLLYVLAPAPNLERGTIDWSRAGAAYAEGLVAHVADRLLPGLREDAAVLDVVTPADWARQGMAAGSPFALAHTFGQTGPFRPANMVRGIDNAVLAGSSTVPGVGVPTTLISGRLAADRITGAATRAIAVLDTKAGLP; via the coding sequence ATGCGGACCATCGACGGACGCACCGATCACGTCGTGGTGGTCGGCGCCGGCCTGGCCGGCCTGTCCGCGGCGCTGCACCTGGCCGGGCGGGGGCGCGCGGTCACCGTGGTGGAACGTGAGCCATGGCCGGGCGGGCGGGCCGGGCGCCTCGACATCGACGGGTACCGGATCGACACCGGGCCAACGGTGCTCACGATGCCGGACATCATCGACGAGACCTTCGCGGCCGTCGGCGAGACAAGGTCCAACCGGCTGGAGCTCTCGCCGGTTGATCCCGCCTACCGCGCCGTGTTCGCCGACGGCAGCGCGCTCGATGTGCACAGTGACGCAGACCGGATGGCCGACGCAATCGCCGACTTCGCCGGTTCCGGGCAGGCGGCGGGCTACCGGCGGCTGCGCACGTGGCTGACCAGGTTGTACCGCACCGAATTCGACGGGTTCATCGGTGCCAATTTCGATTCCCCGCTCTCGCTGCTCACGCCGCGGCTGGCGCAGCTGACGGCGATCGGCGGCTTCCGCAGGTGGGATCGCATGGTCAAGCGGCACATCAGCGATGAGCGGCTGCAGCGGATCTTCACCTTCCAGTCGCTGTACGCCGGGGTGGCGCCGCGCGACGCCCTGGCGGTCTACGCGGTCATCGCCTACATGGACACCATCGCGGGCGTGGTGTTCCCGCGGGGCGGCGTGCGCGCGCTGCCCGACGCGCTGGCCGCGGCGGCCACCGACGCCGGCGTCCAATTCCGTTACGGCGCAACCGTTACCGCCCTCGAACAATCCGGCGGCCGGGTCAGGGCCGTACTCACCGAACAGGCCGGGCACATCTCGTGCGACGCGATCGTGCTGACCACCGAACTGCCCCAGACCTACGCGCTGCTGGGCCGCACACCCCGCCGCGCCGTGCGGTTGCGGGCCTCCCCGTCGGCGGTGGTGGCGCACCTGGGTTGCCCCGCGGTCGCTCGCGACACGGCCCACCACACCATCCTGTTCGGCGAGGCATGGGATCAGACCTTCACCGACATCATCCGCGACGGCCGGTTGATGACCGATCCGTCGTTGCTGGTGACCCGCCCGACGGCCGGCGACCCGGCGCTGGCTCCCGAGGGCCGCGATCTGCTCTACGTCCTGGCCCCCGCGCCGAACCTGGAGCGCGGCACCATCGATTGGTCGCGGGCCGGCGCCGCCTACGCCGAGGGCCTCGTCGCACACGTCGCGGACCGGTTGCTCCCCGGATTGCGGGAGGACGCAGCGGTTCTCGACGTCGTCACACCCGCCGACTGGGCCCGTCAGGGCATGGCGGCCGGCAGCCCCTTCGCGCTGGCCCACACGTTCGGTCAGACCGGGCCGTTCCGGCCGGCCAACATGGTGCGCGGCATCGACAACGCGGTGCTCGCCGGTTCCTCCACGGTGCCCGGCGTCGGCGTGCCGACCACCCTGATTTCCGGGCGGCTCGCCGCGGACCGCATCACCGGGGCCGCCACGAGGGCCATCGCCGTCCTCGACACGAAAGCCGGTTTGCCATGA
- a CDS encoding phytoene/squalene synthase family protein, with translation MIRSELAAAGIDDPRLREGYRQCRELNAAHGRTFFLATRLLAPDQRPPVHALYGFARYADDILDDLDPRLDPCSRGRRLQQLSERFFSDGAHLDDPLVAAVTHTARRYRISAGLFEDFLNSMRMDLTVTDYPDREALNLYMRGSAEAIGLQVLPILGTVTPMEEAAPYAAALGRAFQLTNFLRDVDEDLVRGRVYLPTDELAADGVDRELLTWCHAHRRTDPRVRRALAAQHEIARQTYRFAAAGIATLARRSRPCVATAAALYAEILDCIERSEFAVFDHRATVGRARRLRVAGAGLIRSWRARNGERDDLNSGAA, from the coding sequence ATGATACGCAGCGAATTGGCCGCGGCCGGAATCGACGATCCGCGGCTGCGCGAGGGATATCGCCAGTGCCGGGAACTCAATGCCGCCCATGGCCGCACCTTCTTCCTGGCGACCCGGCTGCTCGCGCCCGACCAACGGCCGCCCGTGCACGCGCTGTACGGCTTCGCCCGCTACGCCGACGACATCCTCGACGATCTCGATCCGCGGCTGGACCCTTGCAGTCGTGGCAGGCGGCTGCAGCAACTGTCCGAGCGCTTCTTCTCCGACGGCGCCCACCTCGACGATCCGTTGGTGGCGGCGGTGACTCACACCGCGCGGCGCTACCGGATCAGCGCCGGGCTCTTCGAGGACTTCCTGAACTCGATGCGGATGGATCTCACGGTCACCGACTATCCCGACCGCGAAGCGCTCAACCTCTACATGCGGGGCTCCGCGGAAGCCATTGGGCTGCAGGTACTCCCGATCCTGGGAACCGTGACGCCGATGGAGGAGGCCGCGCCGTATGCCGCGGCGCTGGGCCGGGCCTTCCAGCTCACCAACTTCCTGCGCGATGTCGACGAAGATCTGGTGCGCGGCCGGGTCTACCTGCCGACCGACGAACTCGCGGCCGACGGCGTGGATCGTGAGCTGTTGACGTGGTGTCATGCGCATCGCCGCACCGACCCCCGGGTGCGCCGCGCCCTGGCCGCGCAGCACGAAATCGCGCGTCAGACTTACCGATTCGCCGCGGCGGGGATCGCCACGCTGGCGCGTCGCTCACGGCCGTGCGTGGCAACCGCGGCCGCCCTGTACGCCGAGATCCTGGACTGCATCGAAAGAAGCGAGTTCGCGGTGTTCGACCACCGGGCCACCGTGGGCCGGGCTCGACGGCTTCGGGTCGCCGGTGCGGGACTGATACGGTCGTGGCGGGCGCGAAATGGCGAGCGGGACGATCTCAACTCGGGGGCCGCATGA
- a CDS encoding lycopene cyclase domain-containing protein has protein sequence MSDRWQYLLVLAACLLITAPLEALGPGVYRQWRRFLKAVLPVAAVFLIWDEIAVAARVWTYDGAYLSGLSIPFRVPIEEVLFFLVIPACALLTYNAVGAILARVHRR, from the coding sequence ATGAGCGATCGGTGGCAATACCTTCTGGTCCTGGCCGCATGCCTGCTGATCACGGCGCCGCTGGAGGCGTTGGGCCCCGGCGTCTACCGACAGTGGCGACGCTTCCTCAAGGCGGTGCTGCCGGTCGCCGCGGTGTTCCTGATCTGGGATGAGATCGCCGTCGCCGCGCGCGTGTGGACCTACGACGGCGCGTACCTCAGCGGCCTGAGCATCCCGTTTCGGGTGCCGATCGAAGAGGTGCTGTTCTTTCTCGTCATTCCGGCGTGCGCGCTGCTGACCTACAACGCCGTGGGCGCCATCCTGGCAAGGGTGCACCGGCGGTGA
- a CDS encoding Rv1815 family serine proteinase, translating into MEKLGRRWCRLALAPAAIMMFIGAPGWAGADPGITVFPGMEIRQGNTVCMLGMVEPRLRVALTSGQCDGGQSMVTDRDRKPIGDVVLGRRQVDTDSAADTSMLPVEYEVIALAGNVTASDVLPTGRQLRSTPGLRAQPGLPVCQLRRSTGQRCGPVGTVTNGRFAIPDMVVDGRDFGGPVYALTDDNKAVIVGLYEGMWRASPQFESWQAVMAQVYIDSHSYSGQQQLPALRMINWRTAARAVAAP; encoded by the coding sequence ATGGAAAAGCTCGGCCGCCGCTGGTGCCGGTTAGCGCTTGCGCCCGCTGCCATCATGATGTTTATCGGCGCACCGGGATGGGCTGGCGCCGACCCGGGGATCACGGTGTTTCCGGGAATGGAGATTCGTCAGGGCAACACGGTATGCATGCTCGGAATGGTCGAGCCGCGGCTGCGGGTCGCGCTGACCAGCGGGCAGTGCGACGGTGGGCAGTCGATGGTGACCGACCGTGACCGCAAGCCGATCGGCGATGTGGTCCTCGGCCGTAGGCAGGTCGACACGGACTCGGCTGCGGACACGTCGATGCTGCCGGTCGAATACGAAGTCATCGCTCTTGCAGGCAATGTCACGGCCTCGGACGTGTTGCCCACGGGCCGGCAGTTGCGGTCGACGCCCGGGCTGCGCGCGCAGCCGGGCCTGCCCGTGTGTCAGCTGCGCCGCTCGACCGGGCAGCGCTGCGGGCCGGTCGGCACGGTCACCAACGGCCGTTTCGCCATCCCCGACATGGTCGTGGACGGTCGCGACTTCGGCGGCCCGGTCTACGCGCTGACCGACGACAACAAGGCCGTCATCGTGGGGCTCTACGAGGGCATGTGGAGGGCCTCACCCCAGTTCGAGTCGTGGCAGGCGGTCATGGCGCAGGTCTACATCGACAGCCACTCCTACAGCGGGCAACAACAGCTGCCCGCTCTGCGCATGATCAACTGGCGCACCGCCGCTCGCGCTGTGGCGGCGCCGTAG
- a CDS encoding DUF3140 domain-containing protein yields MTEDKDTTWARFHDAVNMTAGELEKWLATEESNAVGQKQGESESTGHASGRRIVEILRAKRKDLTEADYAHMRKVVGYAKRHLAQRPQGNIDESPRRYSLMNWGHDPAKS; encoded by the coding sequence ATGACAGAGGACAAGGACACCACCTGGGCCCGCTTCCACGACGCGGTGAACATGACCGCCGGTGAGCTGGAAAAGTGGCTCGCCACAGAAGAGTCGAACGCCGTGGGACAAAAGCAGGGCGAGAGCGAGTCGACCGGTCATGCCAGCGGGCGCCGCATCGTCGAGATACTCAGGGCGAAGCGAAAAGACCTCACCGAGGCCGACTACGCGCACATGCGCAAGGTTGTCGGGTACGCCAAGCGCCATCTGGCGCAACGTCCACAGGGCAACATCGACGAGAGCCCCCGGCGCTACTCGTTGATGAACTGGGGTCACGACCCCGCGAAGTCGTGA
- a CDS encoding class I SAM-dependent methyltransferase translates to MRVSDAGPAPADLAAAFDAGAAAYDRLVGASPGYHAQLLLSARRMRIPARGKGLRLLDAGCGTGASTAALLAVAPHADIVAVDASRGMLDAARAKDWPATVRFVHTPVEQLAEHGITGPFDAILAAYLIRNVADRDDQLRKFRTLLRPGGTLAVHEYSVRDSRAATRIWHAVCWGIIIPSGWWRTRDTALYRYLWRSVLAFDGAARFRTRLADAGFTAVHSETMPGWEANIVHTFLADAPS, encoded by the coding sequence ATGCGCGTCAGTGATGCGGGCCCCGCCCCCGCCGACCTGGCAGCCGCGTTCGACGCGGGTGCCGCGGCCTACGACCGGCTGGTCGGCGCCAGCCCGGGCTACCACGCGCAACTGCTGCTGTCGGCGCGCCGGATGCGGATTCCGGCCCGCGGCAAGGGCTTACGGTTGCTCGACGCCGGCTGCGGGACGGGCGCCTCAACGGCCGCACTGCTCGCCGTCGCGCCGCACGCCGACATCGTCGCCGTGGACGCGTCGCGCGGAATGCTCGACGCGGCGCGCGCGAAGGACTGGCCCGCCACGGTGCGCTTCGTCCACACCCCCGTCGAACAATTGGCGGAGCACGGGATCACCGGGCCCTTCGACGCCATCCTGGCCGCGTACCTGATCCGCAACGTCGCCGACCGCGACGACCAACTGCGCAAGTTCCGCACGCTGTTGCGGCCCGGCGGCACCCTGGCCGTGCACGAGTATTCGGTGCGCGACTCCCGGGCCGCCACCCGCATCTGGCACGCGGTCTGCTGGGGCATCATCATCCCGTCCGGGTGGTGGCGCACCCGCGACACCGCGCTCTATCGCTACCTGTGGCGTAGCGTGCTCGCATTCGACGGCGCCGCGCGGTTCCGGACCCGCCTCGCCGACGCCGGCTTCACCGCCGTGCACAGCGAGACGATGCCCGGCTGGGAAGCCAACATCGTGCACACCTTCCTGGCGGACGCGCCGTCATGA
- a CDS encoding DUF5914 domain-containing protein, with protein sequence MKIRDQLQSLRTWPKDWPLQVIPRVSWADQRPTYRDAQPAVIDAALRRSQHRPTGNWYAFAASRQVVGGRPFGALVAGVEVVAWRDEQHRLCVGPRSCPHLGADLATGTVHRGTLVCRWHGLTLDGRAREFGWSPLPGHDDGTLVWVRLDAVGREPPLELPVIPDRPTGDTLAAVARTEGVCEPIDVIANRLDPWHGAWFHPYSFTRLEVLTTPTEHADRFLVAVTFRMGRLGVPVVAEFSCPEARTIVMRIVDGEGAGSVVETHATPIGLGPDGRPRTAVLEATIAHSGRPGFKRASRVAPLITPLMRFASSRLWRDDLAYAERRYQVRAARG encoded by the coding sequence ATGAAGATCCGCGACCAGCTGCAAAGCCTGCGGACGTGGCCCAAAGATTGGCCCCTGCAGGTGATCCCACGTGTGTCGTGGGCCGATCAGCGCCCGACCTATCGCGACGCACAACCCGCCGTCATCGACGCCGCGCTGCGCCGCTCACAGCACCGCCCCACCGGCAACTGGTACGCGTTCGCCGCCAGCCGGCAGGTGGTCGGCGGGCGGCCGTTCGGCGCGCTCGTCGCCGGCGTCGAGGTCGTCGCCTGGCGCGACGAGCAGCACCGCCTGTGCGTGGGACCGCGCAGTTGCCCGCACCTGGGGGCCGACCTCGCCACCGGCACGGTGCACCGCGGCACGCTGGTGTGCCGGTGGCACGGGCTGACCCTGGACGGGCGCGCCCGCGAATTCGGTTGGAGCCCGTTGCCCGGTCACGACGACGGCACCCTGGTCTGGGTGCGCCTCGATGCGGTCGGACGGGAGCCGCCGCTGGAGCTTCCGGTGATTCCGGACCGGCCGACCGGCGACACCCTGGCCGCAGTCGCCCGCACGGAGGGCGTCTGCGAGCCGATCGACGTCATCGCCAACCGGCTCGATCCGTGGCATGGCGCCTGGTTTCACCCGTACTCGTTCACCCGCCTCGAGGTGCTCACCACACCGACCGAACACGCCGACCGCTTCTTGGTGGCCGTGACGTTCCGGATGGGACGCCTGGGGGTGCCGGTCGTCGCGGAGTTCAGCTGCCCGGAGGCCCGCACCATCGTCATGCGCATCGTGGACGGGGAGGGGGCAGGCAGCGTCGTCGAAACCCACGCCACCCCAATCGGTTTGGGCCCCGATGGCCGCCCCCGCACTGCCGTCCTGGAAGCCACCATCGCGCACTCGGGGCGGCCCGGGTTCAAGCGGGCATCCCGGGTGGCGCCGCTGATCACGCCGCTCATGCGCTTCGCGTCCAGCAGGCTCTGGCGCGACGACCTCGCCTACGCCGAGCGTCGTTACCAGGTACGCGCCGCACGCGGATGA
- a CDS encoding STAS domain-containing protein produces the protein MAQFARAHVFVYARCLATVVRVDGEIDAANARDLTEAIRGFARLKTPVVLDLSRLRFLSVEGFRALLFVNDELRKARVHCSVVTGKAIRPLLRIVHDNGLATTDSVPEAFQTIEDILAARRRFVSELARPRQPRSRVPRSAAS, from the coding sequence ATGGCCCAATTCGCCAGGGCGCACGTGTTCGTCTATGCGCGCTGCCTCGCCACGGTGGTGCGCGTCGACGGCGAGATCGATGCCGCGAATGCGAGAGACCTCACCGAAGCCATCCGCGGCTTCGCCCGGCTCAAGACCCCGGTGGTCCTCGATTTGAGCCGACTGCGCTTCCTCAGCGTCGAGGGCTTTCGGGCGCTGCTGTTCGTCAACGACGAGCTCCGTAAAGCCCGCGTGCACTGCAGCGTGGTCACCGGCAAGGCGATCCGGCCGCTGCTGCGGATCGTGCACGACAACGGGTTGGCGACCACCGACTCGGTACCGGAGGCCTTTCAAACCATCGAAGACATCCTTGCGGCGCGACGGCGTTTCGTCTCCGAACTCGCCCGCCCGAGACAGCCGCGTAGCCGGGTCCCCCGCAGCGCCGCGTCGTGA
- a CDS encoding FAD-dependent oxidoreductase, with protein MTAHADRRRRTLPAPTGLPDAGALPSRPRVAVVGGGIAGLAAATGLAERGVAVEVIEREPYLGGRVGGWTERDGGVDLAMNRGFHAFFRQYYNLRALLARIDPRLRMLAPVEDYPLIDGAGRRDSFRGLPRTPPWNAVAFAARSPTFRLRDFTRIDARAAAPLAAVSVPGTYERLDHIDAAAFLENIRFPEAARHLAFEVFSRSFFADPAKLSAAELATMFHIYFLGSAEGLIFDVPCANYDGALWQPLCGYLEGRGVRFRLGTAALGIEGDSAGRFRVHTDSGERLDVDAVVLATDVAGLQRIVAGSSGLGTDDWRARISRLRTAPPFAVHRFWLDRPVSARRPAFLGTAGHKPLDNISVLERYEREARAWACAHQGSVVELHSYALDSAPSRAAALRRLHAVYPETAAAQIVHERLLHRSDCPLFAPGTYTDRPAVITPTPGLVLAGDAIRIDLPVALMERAATTGWCAANQLLKRWGLAGHPLSTVPTRGRSPLLRWLATREGAARR; from the coding sequence ATGACCGCGCACGCCGACCGTCGCCGCCGAACATTGCCCGCACCAACGGGATTGCCGGACGCCGGCGCGCTGCCGTCGCGGCCCCGGGTCGCCGTCGTCGGCGGCGGGATCGCCGGACTGGCCGCCGCCACCGGACTCGCCGAGCGCGGCGTCGCGGTCGAGGTCATCGAACGCGAACCCTACCTCGGCGGTCGGGTCGGCGGCTGGACCGAGCGCGACGGCGGCGTCGACCTCGCGATGAACCGCGGCTTCCACGCGTTCTTCCGGCAGTACTACAACCTGCGCGCCCTGCTGGCCCGGATCGACCCGCGATTGCGGATGCTGGCTCCCGTCGAGGATTACCCGCTCATCGACGGCGCGGGGCGGCGCGACAGCTTCCGCGGGCTGCCGCGCACCCCGCCGTGGAACGCCGTCGCCTTCGCCGCGCGCAGCCCGACGTTCCGCCTTCGCGACTTCACCCGCATCGATGCCCGCGCCGCCGCGCCGCTGGCCGCGGTGTCGGTGCCGGGCACCTACGAGCGCCTCGACCACATCGACGCCGCGGCGTTCCTCGAAAACATCCGATTCCCCGAGGCCGCACGGCATCTGGCCTTCGAGGTGTTCTCCCGCAGCTTCTTCGCCGACCCCGCCAAGCTGTCCGCGGCCGAGTTGGCGACCATGTTCCACATCTACTTCCTGGGATCGGCCGAGGGCCTGATCTTCGACGTCCCGTGCGCGAACTACGACGGCGCGCTGTGGCAGCCGTTGTGCGGCTACCTCGAGGGGCGCGGGGTGCGGTTTCGGCTCGGCACCGCCGCCCTGGGCATCGAGGGGGATTCGGCGGGGCGCTTTCGCGTGCACACCGATTCCGGCGAGCGGCTCGACGTCGACGCGGTGGTGCTGGCCACCGACGTCGCGGGTCTGCAGCGGATCGTGGCGGGATCGAGCGGCCTTGGCACCGATGACTGGCGGGCCCGGATCTCGCGGCTGCGCACCGCGCCGCCGTTCGCCGTGCATCGGTTCTGGCTCGATCGCCCCGTCTCGGCGCGGCGCCCGGCGTTTCTGGGCACGGCCGGGCACAAGCCGCTGGACAACATCAGCGTGCTGGAACGCTACGAACGCGAAGCCCGCGCGTGGGCGTGCGCGCATCAGGGTTCGGTGGTCGAATTGCATTCCTACGCATTGGATTCGGCGCCGTCGCGCGCCGCCGCGCTCCGCCGGCTGCACGCGGTGTACCCGGAAACGGCGGCGGCACAGATCGTTCACGAGAGGCTGCTGCACCGCAGCGACTGCCCGCTTTTCGCGCCGGGCACCTATACGGACCGCCCCGCGGTGATCACCCCGACACCGGGCCTGGTGTTGGCCGGCGACGCCATCCGGATCGACCTGCCGGTGGCGCTGATGGAGCGCGCCGCCACCACCGGGTGGTGCGCCGCGAACCAACTGCTGAAACGCTGGGGACTGGCCGGACACCCGTTGTCCACGGTGCCCACCCGGGGCCGCTCACCACTGCTGCGATGGCTTGCCACCCGCGAGGGAGCCGCCCGGCGATGA
- a CDS encoding lycopene cyclase domain-containing protein, whose amino-acid sequence MSGLGYTLPAVLAVLAVCALELAVLRTGLFRRPAYWLSMVIVLGFQIPVDGWLTKLSSPIVSYDDRQLSGLRFPFDIPVEDFLFGFALVTAVLLLWERQHARQ is encoded by the coding sequence GTGAGCGGTCTCGGCTACACCCTGCCCGCCGTGCTGGCGGTATTGGCCGTCTGCGCACTGGAATTGGCGGTGCTGCGCACCGGGCTGTTTCGCCGGCCGGCCTACTGGCTGTCGATGGTGATCGTCCTGGGATTCCAGATCCCGGTCGACGGATGGCTGACAAAGCTCAGCTCGCCCATCGTCAGCTACGACGATCGGCAGCTGAGCGGGCTGCGCTTCCCGTTCGACATTCCGGTCGAAGACTTTCTGTTCGGTTTCGCGTTGGTCACCGCGGTGCTGCTGCTGTGGGAACGGCAACATGCGCGTCAGTGA
- a CDS encoding DUF2784 domain-containing protein, with translation MPSGGFLALRWPRTMALHVPAVGWGIAVVTLRLPCPLTILESWARRSAGMNPLPTAGFIERYVAGHFVPTGRIGAAQALAFSAAGVSWCVLARRILHPRRRPVGANG, from the coding sequence GTGCCCAGCGGCGGCTTTCTCGCATTGCGCTGGCCGCGCACCATGGCGCTGCACGTGCCGGCGGTGGGTTGGGGTATCGCCGTCGTCACGCTCAGACTCCCCTGCCCGTTGACCATCCTGGAATCGTGGGCCCGCCGCAGCGCGGGGATGAATCCGCTGCCGACCGCGGGCTTCATCGAGCGTTATGTCGCAGGTCATTTCGTGCCGACCGGGCGCATTGGTGCCGCACAGGCGTTGGCGTTCAGCGCGGCCGGCGTCTCATGGTGCGTCCTGGCGCGGCGGATCCTTCATCCCCGGAGGCGGCCCGTCGGCGCGAACGGCTGA
- a CDS encoding NAD-dependent epimerase/dehydratase family protein, with amino-acid sequence MPKRIVITGASGNVGTALLRRLTADDSDYEIVGISRRRPPSDDVYRSAHWHELDLADSGVELELLKVFRGAACVVHLAWGFQPTRNRRYLDAVGVNGSAAVLSAAHNAKVPHLLHMSSVGTYAAGRYGQKVDETFSTAGIPSSAYSRAKSAVEHMLDGYEGHNPDGVGITRMRPGFILQRDAALGLRRYTLPAYVDPRWVRWLPLLPLDRSLSVSIVHADDVADACVKAIERRALGPFNLAAEPPVGRDDIAKALRARPIHVPSPLLGLLVAASWRARLQPLDRGWLDMAFSLPLLGTDRARNVLGWSPRWSSEAALADLVDGFLHTWGTQSPVLRARSCAEAISRDLHEGPLTVRRVP; translated from the coding sequence GTGCCCAAGCGCATCGTGATCACCGGGGCCAGCGGCAACGTCGGCACCGCCTTACTGCGCCGGCTCACCGCCGACGACTCGGACTATGAGATCGTCGGAATCAGCCGGAGGCGACCGCCTTCGGACGACGTGTACCGGTCCGCCCACTGGCACGAGCTGGACCTGGCCGACTCGGGCGTGGAGCTCGAGCTGCTCAAGGTCTTCCGCGGGGCCGCGTGCGTGGTCCATCTGGCGTGGGGTTTCCAGCCCACACGCAACAGGCGTTATTTGGACGCGGTCGGGGTCAACGGCAGCGCGGCGGTATTGAGCGCGGCACACAACGCGAAAGTGCCGCACCTGCTGCACATGTCGTCGGTGGGGACCTACGCCGCCGGGCGATACGGGCAGAAGGTCGACGAGACCTTCTCGACCGCGGGCATACCATCCTCCGCGTACAGCAGGGCGAAATCCGCGGTGGAGCACATGCTCGACGGCTACGAGGGGCACAACCCCGACGGGGTCGGAATCACCCGGATGAGGCCCGGTTTCATCCTGCAGCGCGACGCCGCGTTGGGCCTGCGACGCTACACCCTGCCCGCCTACGTGGACCCGCGTTGGGTGCGCTGGTTGCCGCTGCTACCGCTGGACCGCTCGCTGAGCGTGTCCATCGTGCACGCCGACGACGTCGCCGACGCGTGCGTCAAGGCGATCGAGCGCCGCGCACTCGGGCCCTTCAACCTGGCCGCCGAACCGCCGGTCGGCCGCGATGACATCGCAAAGGCGTTGCGGGCACGCCCGATTCACGTGCCCTCCCCGCTACTGGGGCTGTTGGTGGCGGCGTCGTGGCGGGCCAGGTTGCAACCCCTCGATCGTGGCTGGCTGGACATGGCGTTTTCGTTGCCGCTGCTGGGCACCGACCGCGCGCGTAACGTTCTCGGATGGTCGCCGCGGTGGAGTTCCGAGGCTGCGCTGGCCGACCTGGTCGACGGGTTCTTGCATACCTGGGGAACCCAGAGCCCCGTCCTTCGTGCGCGTTCGTGCGCCGAGGCCATCAGCCGCGACCTTCACGAAGGCCCGCTCACCGTCCGCCGGGTGCCCTAA
- a CDS encoding polyprenyl synthetase family protein, which translates to MGALSFSPAGASPPVTGSSGGDDFGEWRSEVRRRVLVEVAEFVAQRRAADLDGAGIEAVGDILADFVSGGKCLRSTFVYLGWLCGAPADPAALRAAASFELVHAFALLQDDVMDGSDVRRGRPSAHRQFGRWHRERGLPGASRRFGESAAILLGDLCLIWAEQMLRDSGIDPRRLQLAWPRYDAMRTELAVGQFADLINDARQAPGLEFVLDVARRKSGNYTVRRPLEIGAAMAGCGAHTLCQLGRYGRAVGEAFQLRDDVLGVFGSPAVTGKASAIDLLERKATSVVVAAHQLADPATRRELTELANREALGRDAIDRWKALIIGTGAVGLIEEMIGDRVASARAHLGDLPIEEPVRIALAEMAAACTDRAV; encoded by the coding sequence ATGGGAGCTTTGTCGTTTTCGCCCGCGGGCGCATCACCGCCCGTGACGGGCTCCTCGGGCGGTGACGACTTCGGCGAGTGGCGGTCGGAGGTCCGGCGGAGGGTTTTGGTCGAGGTCGCCGAGTTCGTCGCGCAGCGACGCGCCGCCGACCTGGACGGGGCGGGCATCGAAGCGGTCGGCGACATCCTGGCCGACTTCGTCTCCGGCGGTAAATGCCTGCGGTCGACGTTCGTGTACCTGGGGTGGCTGTGCGGCGCGCCGGCCGACCCCGCGGCGTTGCGGGCCGCGGCGAGCTTTGAGTTGGTGCACGCCTTCGCGCTGCTGCAAGACGACGTCATGGACGGCTCCGACGTGCGGCGCGGCCGCCCGTCGGCGCACCGGCAATTCGGGCGGTGGCACCGGGAACGCGGATTGCCCGGCGCCTCACGGCGATTCGGCGAGTCCGCGGCCATCCTGCTCGGAGATCTGTGCCTGATCTGGGCCGAACAAATGCTGCGGGACAGCGGAATCGATCCCCGGCGGCTGCAATTGGCGTGGCCGCGCTACGACGCGATGCGCACCGAGCTCGCCGTGGGACAGTTCGCCGACCTGATCAACGACGCGCGGCAGGCGCCCGGGCTGGAATTCGTTCTCGATGTGGCACGGCGCAAATCGGGCAACTACACCGTGCGCCGACCCCTGGAGATCGGGGCGGCCATGGCCGGCTGCGGCGCTCACACGCTGTGCCAACTGGGCCGCTACGGCCGCGCCGTCGGCGAGGCGTTTCAGCTCCGCGACGACGTGCTCGGCGTCTTCGGTTCACCCGCGGTAACGGGTAAAGCCAGCGCGATAGACCTGCTCGAGCGCAAGGCAACCAGCGTCGTGGTGGCCGCCCACCAGCTGGCCGATCCCGCGACCCGCCGTGAACTCACCGAGCTGGCGAATCGTGAAGCCCTCGGGCGTGACGCGATCGACAGGTGGAAGGCGCTGATCATCGGGACCGGGGCCGTGGGGCTGATCGAAGAGATGATCGGCGACCGCGTCGCGTCCGCGCGCGCCCACCTCGGGGACCTGCCGATCGAGGAGCCCGTTCGCATCGCGCTGGCCGAAATGGCGGCGGCTTGTACGGATCGCGCCGTATGA